DNA sequence from the Eptesicus fuscus isolate TK198812 chromosome 7, DD_ASM_mEF_20220401, whole genome shotgun sequence genome:
catgtacacacacatgcacagacacactgCCCTCCTGATCTAGAGGTGGGTGACTGGGGAAACAAGCATCTCTGTGGTCAACTCgggtgtgtatgtggtgtgtgtgcctCCAGCCATGTCACTGAGCTCATTTGTGTGTGAGTTTGTCTGTGTTCATTCATGACAGTGGCTGTGTCCCTGTGGGTAACACTCTGTGTACGTGTGCATGTATCATCCTATGTTTGTCCATGAGTGTGTATGCTGTGTGTTCCAGTCTCTCAGTGTGAGTGTCGTCCCCaatcccccatcccccccctgGATCTCTAATTAGTGGTTTGGGGTTTGTTCCTTTTCCCTCCTGTTCCTTCCctcagcggcagcagcagcagcagcagcctcagcAGCAGGAGTAGCAGCCGAGCAGCAGCCGAGCAGCAGCCAGGACGCTGGAGTCAGTAGGATTGTAGGATTGGAGCCCAAGTGGGAGCAGGAGTGGagctggcctgggagaggagccGAGCCCTCCCAGGACCCTCAGGCCACCTACTGCCTGCACTCCCACTGCCAGACCTCCAGAGAGGAGAGACCCAGGACACCCAGCCCCAGATCCCCCAGGTATCTGACACTGGGGCGTGCTGGGAGGGGTTCCCATAGATGCCCATGGGattgctgggggcaggggtgtaGGACACCTGGGCCCACCAACCTTTCAACCCTTCTCCTCAGCAGCCCCCAGGACGCCCTGACTACTTGCCCATGTCCTTATCCCCCTCCGGCTTCCACCCCTTCCCTGGgagccctttctcctctcccgCCCAGATCCCTTCTTTGGGGAGCTCAGCAAATGGAGCAGGAAATTTggaccctctgcctccctctctcgcCCTGCTCATTGGATCCGGAGCCTTCTCCTCTGGGAAAGCTGTAATTAGAGGGTGGATCCCTACAGACAGAGAGcagcccccccactcccacccccccagtccCTTCTAACTTTAGATCTCTTCTCTCCCAttctcccattctccctccctctccctctccttctttctccgGCTCGGCTCTCTCCATCTGCCTGGCTCCTTGGGACCCGTTCCCCAGCCTCAGGATGGCGTCCTCCCTGCTTGAGGTaactgccccctctccctcccaggacacCAGCCCCAATCTCAAtggtcctcctccctccccgcccgccccccacctcccaactCACTCAGACAGTTGCTGTGGTGCTTGTCACTTTCAAGGGTCCCTCTGATGAGGAGAGAGGAGTGGGGttagaggagggggagaaggggacaggagaaaggaggggaggagagcaggaccAGGGGTCAGAGAGCAGtctaaggaagaggagaggagattaGGCAAAAAGAAGGCAGGACCCCTATGGTCAACCAAGCACACCAACTCTGAGGAATGCAAAGGGGATGGAGAAAGGAGCTATTGGAGGGGACGGGTGGGGAAAGAAGGGTGGGAGATAGGTAAGCTGGTAGCACACACggggagaaagagaaggtgaTAGGACTGGTTGAGCGGGCACAGAGTGGCAATTGGGTATAGTTCCTTGGGGGTCCTGTCTCCTGGAACTCAGCCTGAGCAGTGTCTTGTCTGGTTTGTAGGTGGGAAGGGGCCGGGCCTCTGGGCTGGCGTGTATAGGAGAGGAGGTGGGctaggagagaagggagaagggcagACTGTGCCTCCGTGCCTGAGCGGGGGCTGACCAGAGGAACTGGGCCCAGGCCTGAGAGGAACCAAGGAGGAGGGCCAGGGTCTGAGGCCGCCTGCCCAGCTCACAAATATTTAGCTTTCAGCCAAAGACAAACTCAGCTCTATTTTGGGAGTGGGAGGCTCCAGGGCGGACTGGGCCACttcccctccaggctgggaccccAGCATCTCTTTCCTCTGGCACTAGGAAGGGAGGGATCTAGGGTGCCATGGGGGTCAGGATTTCGGGGTCTTGAGAAATCACTGATTCTACCAGGGCTCCTGAAGGAGTCATGGCACATAGTTGGAAAGGGGGACTCAGCAATTCAGAGCCTGTTTTATAACGTCCTGAGTTTTCTCGGCTTCTGGGTCTCTGACTCGGTTTCTCTGTCACCATCTCTGACCCGCGGTCTGGGTCCCTCCACGGGAATTTGTAGCCGGAGAGCCCTCCCTTAAAGTCGATCTCCTTACGTGGCCTTGAATCTTCCATATTCCTGGGCACCTCAGGAGCCCCCATGGCTATTTCCTGTGCCCTAGCTCAGGTCCCAGGGGTGATGGGCCAAACAGGAAGCCAACTCATTCAGCCTGCAGGAGCGGTGTGTGTGAGATGGCACCGGAGTCTTAATGCCTGTGTTCATTGGCCTGAGTGTAAGTGTTAGAATGTAAAGCAGGACTGCATGCGTGGCTGGCTTTTTGAgagcacaggtgtgtgtgtgtgtgtgtgtgtgtgtgtgtgtgtgtgtaagctgGGACATATTTGTTAGTCCAGGTGGGGAATGGGGTATGTGTAAGGCTGAGAGACAGTTTGCGACTGAATTTGAGGGAATGACATACAAGCCCATGGGGTGGACACCATGTCCCTTGTCAGTACTCTTACCCAGTCAGGAGTCCCAAGTGTTGCAATGGGGGCAGACTGCTCTCCCTGTCATCTCTCCACTAGACTCTATATTGAGCCATCATTGAAACACTGGTTGGTCTTGAGGAAGCAGGAGGACTAAGGTGCATGGAAATCCTGGGTCCACCCAAGGCAGGGGCAGTGTCAGTGGGCGTGGGCGTCACCCCAGAGTTGCCAGCGTGGCACTGGTGCCTGGGGGAAAGGGACCCAAAGGCCTGCTGGAAAGACACCAGACTGGGATAGCACTTGGCAAGAGGCGTGTCCCTCACTCCCTGTGAGCTGGAGATGTTCCAACATAAAGGCATTCCAGTCCCTCTGTGTCTTTTACCAATTTTGGGGCACCTGGGTCCTCcactttccttccccttctccgcagccaccaccaccagggAGCCCTCAGCCTGGTATGGGTGGGATCTTGGACAGTGGGAAGTACGTGGGGTTCAGACAGGGACGCAGTTGCTGCTTGATGGGACGCTCCCCTGGGCTGAGTGAGATGCGGGAGAACAGGCAGGAGGGGAGTATGGCGGTCAGGGCCAGGTGGAGATGGAGAACTGGAAGTTGGGAGAACGAAACAACTTGGGAGGAGGTTGAAAAAGTGGACAACTGGAAACTGGGACCTTGGGTGCTCAGAACCGATGGCCAGTCAGTCCTCAGAGACACCGTGAGCCAATATTCCAGTGGCAGGTCAGCCTGGCTGGGAACACCTTCCCAGCCGCACATCTGGGGGAGAGAGCTGGGACAGCTCCTCTTGTCCCTCCTTCAGAGGCCCCCCGACCCTTACTTGAAGTCCGCTTTGTGTTGCTGTTTTAAGGACTAGTGGGTGGGAGAAGGTGGGCGTGAAAACAATTGGAAGGTAAGACTCCCGGGTCCCGAGAAGGTAATGCATTTGATTAGGTATGGGGGCTCACGTGTAGAACCCCTCACCAGGACCCTCTCCCCAGTTCTCAGGAGAGCGCAAGCagccagagaaggaaactgagtctGTGGTTAAACACTGCCAGGGGCCCAGGGCTTGGCTTCTAGAACAGTCTGAGTGGGCCTGAGGTCTCACTCCCTTTTCCTTGCCTCCAGGGCCCCTGAGGGCCTCCGCTCCCCAGGGCTGGGGTCTCCTGTTGGCCTGGGGCTGCTTGCCTTCTttcacccctcctcccctccccacagctgggtggggtccctgggcttgGCTGAGGCCCCTGTGGCCACAGTGTGAGGGCCGGGCGGGGGACGGCGTCggcgtttttaaaaataaaccgaCCGCAGGGAAACCAACGGAGCCGGcccgggctgggcagagggggagggggcagtcagGGGGAGAAGGCGGGAGAAGCGGCCTGGTCTGGGGGTGTTTTGGGGCCCAGCACCGTGGTGGTTTTCTTAGGTAGGAAAtctgctttcttccttcccctcctcctccccctttctcttcctccttttcccttctgttttcctttgcctTCCTAGCCCAGTCTCTTTCCACCACCTCTCTTTGTTTATACTGgtttcctccagctccctccctttTGTCTTTCCACCTTTCTGCTCTGTTGGGTTTCTGTCCCCATTGCCAGTTTCCCCCTCTgtttccctgcccccacctctgggGGCTTTTACATAATCTCCTCACCCTGTGCTGGGGGCTTGGCTCCCGTGTCTCTGGGTCTCTGCCTCTCCCCGTCCtactccatgtttctctctccctttctgctgggaccctgctcctgccccagctgcTACCCCGCCTCAGCCCACCCTCTGCTTGGGCCATCAGAGGCTCCGGAGGAACCCTGGCTGGGAAGCACCGGGCTTTCATCTTGGCCAGATTTGAGGAAGGTGCTGGTGCCTCAGATTTGGGAGTCCATGTCCATGGGGCAATTGGGCGGGAGCATCAGGTTTGCACTTGGGGAGCAGTGCAGGAGTGTTGACTGCACACGCCCTTCACTGCAACCCCAAGACCCTAGACCTACCTTGAGGATTGGTATCACTCACAcacaacaggctggcaggcaggtctgggaaccctgggctcctgggttcTTTCTCAGCTTTACTGAAGGCACCAAGTCCATTGGCTTTTGAGGATCCCAGTCAGGGAACTGTCCAGGGTCAGCGTTTGAggacatctcttttttttttttttggtgggattCTCAGTAATGGATGCCTATCTATGCCACCCGGGAATTCTGGAGGGCACCTCCTCCCAGGCAGTCCCGGGGAGGAGTACCAGGCTCCTGAGGGAGGACTAGTCTGGTAGCAACAGCAGGAGGGGCATTAAGGGCATTCTCAGAGACCCTCGTGCCCCACATCTGCATGGCTTTCTTCACTCACTGTGCTGGAAGGGTGCAGAGAGACCAGCTACTTGGGCTACGTGTTAGGGGACACTGAGGCATGGAGGGGTGTGGCTGTGAGCCACTATCATAGCCACCCCAATTTCTTACCCTGGAGGGCCATGAGGACTTCAAGCTCTTCCACCCCACAAAAGGGGTACCGGCTGGCTCCACGAAGCAGGAGGTGCCCACTGCCCGCTTGAAAGACATTCTTGCCTCAGCCACAGTCTTGGCTTGGCGGCAGCCCTGTTCCCTCTCAATGTCTCAGTGTCTCAGCCATCGCTTCCTCTTGCTCCCAAGGCCCAGAGTCCCTGCCAAGAGATTCCTTACCAGGGACATGAGGACAAGGCCTTGGGGAGACCAGCCTGGGCCACTGCCTTAGTCAGGAGCTGAAGTGGAGACAGGAAGTGAAATACGGGGTAATGCTGGGAAAATCTGGAATGGGGGTAACTGCAGTCCCCTaatatttttcctccttcccaggctgctctttGAGCCTCATCTTCCCTCTCCAAGTCCCTGACTATGGCCCCTGCTCCAGACCACTCCCAGGGATCAGGATCCCTAATTCTTACCTCATCCAGGTGTGGCAGCTCTTCTCCGGGCTCTTTAAGAGGCGCCTCCTGTTTCTCTGAGGCCTTTGCATACCCCCAGCTACATCACAGTGAGCCCCGCTTCTTGCCTCCTCCGTTGGGTGTTAAGCTGTAGTCTTGGCTTCTGCTTTCCTGCCACAATGCCACCTGAGCTCTGTCCTGGGGCCCAGTCCTCGCTGGCCCCTCCTCTTACCGCTCCTTCCCCATTCTCCCCAACCCTTCCCTGACCCTCCGTCTCCTCTCCTTGTGTCGAGGTTGAAATCCTGGTTGACCATCTCTCTGtattctcctcctctcccctaaGCAGTGCTTCCATGTCTCCCCAGGAGGAAGCTCACTATGGCTCCAGTCCCCTGGCCATGCTGACGGCGGCGTGCAGCAAATTTGGCGGCTCCAGCCCTCTGCGGGACTCAACAACACTGGGCAAAGCAGGCACGAAGAAACCCTACTCTGTGGGCAGTGACCTCTCAGCTCCAAAAGCCATGGGGGATGCCTACCCAGCCCCCTTTTCAAGCACCAATGGGCTCCTCTCACCTGCAGGCAGTCCTCCAGCACCCACCTCGGGCTATGCCAATGACTACCCTCCCTTTTCTCACTCTTTCCCTgggcccacaggcacccaggatcctgGGCTGCTAGTGCCCAAGGGACACACTTCTTCTGACTGCCTGCCTAGTGTCTACACCTCTCTGGACATGGCACACCCCTATGGCTCCTGGTACAAGGCAGGCATCCACGCAGGCATCTCACCAGGCCCAGGCAATGCTCCTACACCGTGGTGGGACATGCACGCTGGGGGCAACTGGCTAGGAGGCGGGCAGGGCCAGGGTGATGGGCTGCAAGGGACATTGCCCACAGGCCCTGCTCAGCCTCCATTGAACCCCCAGCTACCCACCTACCCAGCCGACTTTGCCCCCCTTAATCCAGCCCCCTACC
Encoded proteins:
- the SP7 gene encoding LOW QUALITY PROTEIN: transcription factor Sp7 (The sequence of the model RefSeq protein was modified relative to this genomic sequence to represent the inferred CDS: deleted 2 bases in 1 codon) codes for the protein MASSLLEAQSPCQEIPYQGHEDKALGRPLGHCLSQELKWRQEVKYGEEAHYGSSPLAMLTAACSKFGGSSPLRDSTTLGKAGTKKPYSVGSDLSAPKAMGDAYPAPFSSTNGLLSPAGSPPAPTSGYANDYPPFSHSFPGPTGTQDPGLLVPKGHTSSDCLPSVYTSLDMAHPYGSWYKAGIHAGISPGPGNAPTPWWDMHAGGNWLGGGQGQGDGLQGTLPTGPAQPPLNPQLPTYPADFAPLNPAPYPAPHLLQPGPQHVLPQDVYKSKAVGNSGQLEGSGGAKTPRGTGTGGSGGYGGSGAGRSSCDCPNCQEIERLGAAAAGLRKKPIHSCHIPGCGKVYGKASHLKAHLRWHTGERPFVCNWLFCGKRFTRSDELERHVRTHTREKKFTCLLCSKRFTRSDHLSKHQRTHGEPGPGPPPSGSKELGEGRSVGEEEANQTPRPSASPAPPEKAPEGSPEQSNLLEI